The proteins below are encoded in one region of Thermococcus peptonophilus:
- a CDS encoding isoaspartyl peptidase/L-asparaginase family protein → MAAIIVHGGAGTIRKEERIPKVIEGVREAALAGWRELKRGSALDAVEEAVKALEDNPIFNAGTGSVLTLDGKVEMDAAIMRGKTLDAGAVAGIWGVRNPISVARKVMEKTDHVLLIGEGAVKFARLLGFEEYDPITEERLKQWEELRKKLIEKGETRHWKKLNELIKEYPEVLRSTVGAVAFDGEEVVAGTSTGGVFLKMFGRVGDTPIIGGGTYANEVAGASCTGLGEVAIKLALAKSATDFVRLGMDAQTASEAAIGLATKYFGPDTMGIIMVDAKGNVGFAKNTKHMSYAFMKDGMDEPEAGV, encoded by the coding sequence ATGGCTGCCATCATAGTCCACGGTGGGGCTGGGACAATAAGGAAGGAGGAGAGAATACCCAAGGTCATTGAGGGTGTTAGGGAGGCTGCTCTCGCCGGCTGGAGAGAGCTGAAGAGGGGTTCCGCGCTGGATGCAGTTGAGGAGGCAGTTAAAGCCCTTGAGGACAACCCTATTTTCAATGCAGGGACGGGGAGCGTTCTGACCCTCGACGGAAAGGTTGAGATGGACGCTGCCATAATGCGCGGCAAGACGCTTGACGCTGGTGCAGTCGCCGGAATATGGGGCGTCAGGAACCCGATAAGCGTAGCAAGGAAGGTTATGGAAAAGACCGACCACGTTCTCCTGATAGGTGAAGGGGCAGTTAAGTTTGCCAGACTGCTCGGCTTTGAGGAGTACGATCCGATAACAGAGGAGAGACTCAAGCAGTGGGAAGAGCTCAGGAAGAAGCTCATAGAGAAGGGCGAAACGAGGCACTGGAAGAAGCTCAACGAGCTGATCAAGGAGTATCCGGAAGTCCTGAGGAGCACGGTTGGCGCTGTGGCCTTTGACGGCGAAGAGGTCGTTGCCGGAACTTCAACTGGTGGAGTTTTCCTCAAGATGTTCGGCAGGGTGGGGGACACTCCAATCATCGGCGGCGGAACGTACGCAAACGAAGTTGCCGGAGCTTCCTGCACCGGCCTCGGCGAAGTGGCAATAAAGCTCGCACTGGCAAAGAGTGCTACCGACTTCGTCAGGCTCGGTATGGACGCTCAGACGGCGAGCGAAGCCGCCATAGGGCTCGCCACGAAGTACTTTGGTCCGGATACGATGGGTATAATCATGGTCGATGCAAAGGGCAACGTCGGCTTCGCCAAGAACACCAAGCACATGAGCTACGCCTTCATGAAGGACGGAATGGACGAGCCGGAGGCTGGTGTTTAG
- a CDS encoding phosphate signaling complex PhoU family protein, protein MEFRKIQFTGRSSYIISLPKKWVKMNNLKQGDAVPLVVNPDGSITIFPKEVKEVSEKKILTISKKYSPDMAIRLVISAYIQGYDVLEINLTEEMPIYKVKLRKTLQSLPGVEIILDEPTRIVAKSLLDEDEVNLAELLNRIRSLILSMLGDIELLIQSPGNEEILRDINDLESELDRFYFLIIRTVSRLLTKRGITEESGIIRRTFDLIGILFIVRNIERIGDHLIRIAENPDRINVPYLKEKFSQMLDQIEERDLMKVDKLMLELKDEIKSIDYHRSIAMESYRRILEYLENIGETIINMALS, encoded by the coding sequence ATGGAGTTTAGAAAGATTCAGTTTACGGGGAGGAGTTCCTACATAATCTCCCTCCCAAAAAAATGGGTCAAGATGAACAACCTCAAGCAGGGTGATGCCGTTCCTCTCGTTGTGAACCCCGATGGCAGCATAACGATCTTCCCAAAGGAGGTCAAAGAGGTAAGTGAAAAGAAGATTTTGACAATTTCAAAGAAATATTCCCCGGATATGGCGATAAGGCTCGTCATCTCTGCTTACATTCAGGGCTACGACGTTCTTGAGATAAACCTCACAGAGGAGATGCCTATATACAAGGTCAAGCTGAGGAAAACCCTTCAGAGCCTCCCGGGAGTTGAGATAATACTGGACGAGCCGACCAGGATAGTCGCCAAGAGCCTTCTCGATGAGGATGAGGTGAACCTAGCGGAACTCCTGAACAGGATACGCTCCCTAATACTCTCAATGCTCGGTGATATTGAGCTCCTGATACAATCCCCTGGAAACGAGGAAATCCTGAGGGACATTAACGACCTTGAAAGCGAGCTCGACAGGTTTTACTTCCTGATAATCCGGACTGTCAGCAGGCTCCTGACAAAACGCGGTATCACCGAGGAGAGCGGCATAATAAGGAGAACCTTCGACCTAATCGGCATACTCTTCATAGTGCGCAACATTGAGAGGATTGGAGACCACCTCATAAGAATCGCGGAGAATCCCGACAGGATAAACGTTCCCTATCTCAAGGAGAAGTTCAGCCAGATGCTTGACCAGATTGAGGAGCGGGACCTTATGAAAGTGGACAAGCTAATGCTGGAGCTTAAGGATGAGATAAAGTCCATAGACTACCACAGGTCAATAGCTATGGAGAGCTACCGCAGAATCCTCGAGTACCTTGAGAACATCGGCGAGACCATAATAAACATGGCTCTCAGCTAG